In a single window of the Pseudochaenichthys georgianus chromosome 16, fPseGeo1.2, whole genome shotgun sequence genome:
- the LOC139435301 gene encoding uncharacterized protein — MYEEVAGGRWGTILVGHQVGHPGGPCRESLWGRNMQLECGEEQHGRPAPSQQLWLHRLSVSQTLSHRLQHLCYINKLALPRLASPGRASPGRASPRLAWPRLAWPRLAWPRLAAPRLTAPRLAAPRLATPRLAAPGLAAPGLAAPRLAWPRLAWPGRASPRLAWPRLASPGLAWPRLTWPRLASPRLAWPRLASPGLAWPGLAL, encoded by the exons ATGTATGAAGAGGTGGCAGGGGGCCGCTGGGGGACCATCCTGGTGGGCCATCAGGTGGGCCATCCTGGTGGGCCATGTAGGGAGAGCCTGTGGGGGAGGAACATGCAGCTGGAG TGTGGTGAAGAACAACATGGCAGGCCTGCACCGAGCCAGCAGCTCTGGCTGCACAGACTGAGTGTGAGCCAGACCTTATCACACAGGCTCCAACATCTG tgctatataaataaacttgccttgccccgCCTTGCCTCGCCTGGCCGCGCCTCGCCTGGCCGCGCCTCGCCGCGCCTGGCCTGGCCGCGCCTGGCCTGGCCGCGCCTCGCCTGGCCGCGCCTCGCCGCGCCTCGTCTGACCGCGCCTCGTCTGGCCGCGCCTCGTCTGGCCACGCCTCGCCTGGCCGCGCCTGGCCTGGCCGCGCCTGGCCTGGCCGCGCCTCGCCTCGCCTGGCCGCGCCTCGCCTGGCCTGGCCGCGCCTCGCCTCGCCTGGCCTGGCCTCGCCTGGCCTCGCCTGGCCTCGCCTGGCCTCGCCTCACCTGGCCTCGTCTGGCCTCGCCTCGCCTGGCCTGGCCTCGCCTCGCCTCACCTGGCCTCGCCTGGCCTGGCCTCGCCTTGTGA